The proteins below come from a single Mycobacterium parmense genomic window:
- a CDS encoding diacylglycerol/lipid kinase family protein, whose amino-acid sequence MRAVLIVNPTATSTTPAGRDLLAHALKSRLQLTVEHTRHRGHGAELAHKAAADGVDLVVVHGGDGTVSGVVNGLLGQPGSLPTGPVPAVAVVPGGSANVLARSLGISRDPVAATNQLIQLLDDYRRHRTWRRIGLIDCGERWAVFNTGMGVDAEVVAAVEAERDKGGKVTAWRYIRAAVPAVWGYTRREPMLKLELPGREAISGVSFVFVSNSSPWTFANERPVWTNPGCSFESGLGVFAPTSMKPIPTLRIVRQMFAKRPTFDFKHLITEDDVPSLQVTSTGVPVACQFDGDYLGLRETMTFRAVPNALAVVAPPHKDPT is encoded by the coding sequence ATGCGCGCCGTGCTGATCGTGAACCCCACCGCGACCTCGACAACCCCGGCCGGCCGCGACCTGCTGGCGCACGCGCTAAAAAGCCGGCTGCAGCTCACGGTCGAACACACCCGGCACCGCGGTCACGGCGCCGAGCTGGCACACAAAGCCGCCGCAGACGGCGTCGACCTGGTAGTGGTCCACGGCGGCGACGGGACGGTCAGTGGGGTGGTCAACGGCCTGCTGGGGCAGCCCGGATCCCTACCGACCGGTCCGGTGCCGGCCGTGGCGGTGGTGCCCGGCGGCTCGGCCAACGTGCTGGCGCGATCCCTGGGAATATCACGGGACCCCGTCGCGGCCACCAACCAGCTCATCCAGCTGCTCGACGACTACCGCCGCCACCGCACCTGGCGGCGCATCGGGCTGATCGACTGCGGCGAGCGGTGGGCCGTGTTCAACACCGGCATGGGCGTGGACGCCGAGGTGGTGGCAGCCGTCGAGGCCGAACGCGACAAGGGCGGCAAGGTCACGGCTTGGCGCTACATCCGGGCCGCGGTGCCCGCGGTGTGGGGTTACACCCGGCGCGAGCCGATGCTCAAACTGGAACTGCCCGGCCGGGAAGCGATCAGCGGGGTGAGCTTCGTCTTCGTGTCGAATTCCAGTCCGTGGACCTTCGCAAACGAGCGTCCGGTGTGGACCAATCCCGGCTGCAGCTTCGAGTCCGGACTGGGGGTCTTCGCGCCGACCAGCATGAAGCCCATCCCCACCCTGCGGATCGTGCGCCAGATGTTCGCCAAACGGCCGACGTTCGACTTCAAGCACCTGATCACCGAGGACGACGTGCCCTCTCTACAGGTAACCTCGACCGGGGTTCCGGTCGCCTGCCAGTTCGACGGCGATTACCTCGGTCTGCGGGAGACAATGACGTTCAGGGCCGTCCCGAACGCGCTGGCCGTGGTGGCCCCGCCCCACAAGGATCCGACCTGA